The Glycine max cultivar Williams 82 chromosome 3, Glycine_max_v4.0, whole genome shotgun sequence sequence TgttcaaatatataaacatgCATGATTACGTAAAAGGATATAATGACTtgggtatatatatatgttcttaTTCACAAGTCGAGATCATCATAGCATTATCTAAGTAATTTGTTAACTGCTCCTAAGTCCTAATTAAcaaatcttcatcatcatcatggttGCTTTGTTTTCCCCTCCGGTGTTCTCAACCAAGGGATGGTTCTTAGAAGAAGAGCCATTAAGCTATGATGTGTCTTCAGATTACTCATTTCCCTATCAATTTTTTGCACCACAGACACAGATTGAACTTGAAATAGAAAGGTCCTCTGCACCATCCCCTGAAGACCCTGCCATGGTCAAAAAGCTTAGCCACAACGCTAGTGAACGTGATCGCCGCAAGAAGGTTAATGACTTGGTTTCTTCACTTCGTTCACTTCTTCCTGGGCCAGATCAAACGGTACTTTATATCCCTAGCCTCTCTCTCACAATAATTTGTCCTTTCTTTAAATTGTTAGCCATAATATTTTGTAGGAACCAATTTCAAGAAATTAAGATGAATCGGTGCCCTTAATTAGCTTCCATGATGGTTTATAAGACATAATTGTCAAACTATATACGTttattcaattcattttttttaacggATGTTTATTCACTTCATAACAAATACTGAAACTGGATTTGCTTGTTTCACATTTGATCCTTTATACAAGTGCAAGTTTAAGGGataggtttattttttattgtgcaAGAAACTCGTATAGCCAGAAATTACTTATTAATTAGATGGTATTATTGCTCtgtgttttattttcatttttaattaatatgttgatatcataaaaaaattaattacattggttattttatgtttataagaatattaacaaaagaaattataaagaaaaagcaATCACCATTTcttcacattatttttttttaaaagaaaaacaaagacagAGTAGATAGTGCTTTTACTattacaaacaaattaataCATATCAACCACAAAACTATAACAAAAAGTGAATGAAACTACATAGCTGTTTCATCAATAGAGATCTCATTCCttgttaattaatgttgttGCAGAAAAAAATGAGCATTCCAGCTACAGTTTCGCGAGTTTTAAAATACATACCTGAGTTACAACATCAAGTGCAAGCACTAACTAAGAAAAAAGAGGAGCTTCTGtgcagaatttcaaaaaatctcAAAGGAGATTCGGTGAACAAAGAATCTCAAAGGAGAATTTCCCATCACAATTCTGATTTTGCTGTTTCAACTAGTAGGCTCAACGATTGTGAAGCTGTTGTTCACATTTCCTCTTATGAGGCTCACAAGGCTCCACTATCCGACATCTTGCAATGTTTAGAAAATAATGGCCTTTATTTGCTAAATGCTTCTTCCTCTGAAACTTTTGGAGGAAGGGTCTTCTACAACTTGCATTTCCAGGTATCTTTTATGGTATtccttttatcctttttgctTATTGTAGTAGTCAAATTTT is a genomic window containing:
- the BHLH300 gene encoding bHLH transcription factor bHLH300, which encodes MVALFSPPVFSTKGWFLEEEPLSYDVSSDYSFPYQFFAPQTQIELEIERSSAPSPEDPAMVKKLSHNASERDRRKKVNDLVSSLRSLLPGPDQTKKMSIPATVSRVLKYIPELQHQVQALTKKKEELLCRISKNLKGDSVNKESQRRISHHNSDFAVSTSRLNDCEAVVHISSYEAHKAPLSDILQCLENNGLYLLNASSSETFGGRVFYNLHFQVEKTHRLESEILTEKLLSIYEKQRIF